From the genome of Papaver somniferum cultivar HN1 chromosome 2, ASM357369v1, whole genome shotgun sequence, one region includes:
- the LOC113354580 gene encoding uncharacterized protein LOC113354580: protein MARTSITTLYIGFLFVLMALLVTEIAFGMKLEPGTPEGESQIKRDKRETVSPKLAPGTPNGESQIKRDRRETVSPNQGQGTGNGVNSNGEKMQYFHYTDNGF from the exons ATGGCTAGAACTTCAATCACTACTTTGTACATTGGTTTCCTCTTTGTTTTAATGGCGTTATTAGTTACTG AGATCGCATTTGGTATGAAGCTTGAACCGGGGACGCCAGAAGGAGAATCACAGATCAAGAGAGACAAAAGAGAGACCGTGTCTCCAAAGCTTGCACCGGGGACGCCAAACGGAGAATCACAGATCAAGAGAGACAGAAGAGAGACCGTGTCTCCGAACCAAGGACAGGGGACTGGGAATGGGGTTAATTCAAACGGTGAAAAGATGCAATATTTCCACTACACGGATAATGGTTTTTAA